A stretch of the Oncorhynchus masou masou isolate Uvic2021 unplaced genomic scaffold, UVic_Omas_1.1 unplaced_scaffold_7712, whole genome shotgun sequence genome encodes the following:
- the LOC135537421 gene encoding neogenin-like, whose amino-acid sequence MYNFSMGTRRDNWRFEIEKLPPEGTAARPFSPFWFSVEPWDTLAVRGAPALLNCSAHSGDPASEPTAPQARVEWKKDGTFLSLAPDDGRRRILPDGSLLISSVVHSKHNKPDEGTYQCVATIDSLGTIASRTARLTVAAIPHSTRSHGLTRHYHHGKSPDPSGHTAASK is encoded by the exons ATGTATAACTTCTCCATGGGAACGCGACGGGACAACTGGCGTTTTGAGATAGAGAAATTACCCCCAGAAG gcacGGCGGCGAGGCCCTTCAGCCCCTTCTGGTTCTCGGTGGAGCCGTGGGACACACTGGCTGTGAGAGGTGCCCCAGCACTGCTCAACTGCTCAGCGCACAGCGGGGACCCTGCCTCGGAGCCCACTGCGCCCCAGGCCCGTGTGGAGTGGAAGAAGGATGGAACCTTCCTGAGCCTGGCGCCAGACGACGGACGGCGGCGTATTCTGCCTGACGGCTCGCTGCTCATCTCTAGCGTGGTGCACTCCAAGCACAACAAGCCCGACGAGGGCACGTACCAGTGTGTGGCCACCATCGACAGCCTGGGAACCATCGCCAGCCGCACCGCCCGCCTCACCGTGGCAG ctATCCCCCACTCCACTCGATCACATGGACTGACCAGACACTATCATCATGGGAAATCTCCTGACCCATCAGGTCACACTGCCGCATCAAAATAA